A part of Leishmania panamensis strain MHOM/PA/94/PSC-1 chromosome 34 sequence genomic DNA contains:
- a CDS encoding hypothetical protein (TriTrypDB/GeneDB-style sysID: LpmP.34.2420), protein MSSDDIDALRAELLRQKIIFEAELRRQREMFEERLSIISNELADREADCLNLQSVITILGRKVDAIAEQREHITVAHRPLTPARQPSIRESPFRRNPSTLVPRPGSNGKPQERPRANSTVTPSGIRRPSPSFNDPPTSLHRSGMSITRVASLSTLSRTNSPLVRGHPVRPLLRTNTSATLTSDVNSSCGKRVPRRRTVSRRRTNSVSHVAGITRTNGL, encoded by the coding sequence ATGAGCTCAGACGACATAGACGCCCTCCGTGCAGAGCTGCTTCGGCAGAAAATAATAttcgaggcggagctgcgccgccaacgTGAGATGTTTGAGGAGCGCCTTTCAATCATCTCCAACGAGCTCGCCGATCGCGAGGCGGACTGCCTTAATCTTCAGTCGGTCATCACCATCCTCGGTCGCAAAGTGGACGCCATCGCGGAGCAGCGGGAACACATCACCGTAGCTCATCGCCCACTGACCCCGGCGCGCCAGCCAAGCATTCGTGAGAGTCCTTTCCGTCGTAACCCTTCCACTCTCGTGCCGAGGCCAGGTAGTAATGGCAAACCGCAAGAACGCCCCCGCGCCAACTCGACGGTGACGCCGAGTGGCATTCGTCGACCCTCGCCATCCTTCAACGACCCGCCAACGTCCTTGCACCGCTCAGGCATGTCCATCACCCGTGTTGCGTCTCTTAGTACCCTCAGCCGTACAAACAGTCCGCTCGTGCGTGGGCATCCTGTCCGCCCGCTTCTAAGGACAAACACATCCGCCACCTTGACGAGCGATGTGAATAGCAGCTGTGGCAAGCGTGTGCCGCGGCGTCGCACCgtgtcgaggaggcggacgaaCAGCGTAAGCCACGTCGCTGGTATTACGAGGACCAATGGCTTGTAA
- a CDS encoding hypothetical protein (TriTrypDB/GeneDB-style sysID: LpmP.34.2390): MFERTDSVLLYFTYAALMTALIVCSVLSPIQVRSVGERKLCAYGVAIVYDLPPSTWPVASDSPSAMSRNSSQPFEIARVSLSLAQLPSSTLTRCMTAYLSFAALCLLTCVSLLISLIVQVLPMKHDRAVIVVTRVFTVLVPLAAVLCFAMAAVLGLQAGLYHHVAAGYYSDTGSDNLVSKLRSGFFSSVAAAILGVSVALLSPVLSKW, from the coding sequence ATGTTTGAGCGAACCGACTCGGTGCTATTGTACTTTACCTATGCCGCCCTTATGACAGCGCTGATAGTGTGCAGCGTCTTGTCACCGATCCAGGTGCGATCCGTTGGTGAGCGGAAACTATGTGCCTATGGTGTGGCAATTGTGTACGACTTGCCACCCAGCACCTGGCCCGTGGCATCGGACAGCCCCTCAGCAATGAGTAGGAACTCATCACAGCCCTTCGAGATTGCGCGTGTGAGCTTGTCCCTGGCGCAGCTCCCCTCTTCGACACTGACACGCTGCATGACTGCTTACCTTTCTTTTGCTGCATTGTGCCTCCTCACGTGCGTTTCACTCCTCATCTCCCTGATTGTTCAGGTGCTGCCGATGAAGCACGACCGCGCTGTCATCGTTGTTACACGGGTATTCACCGTGCTCGTGCCCCTCGCTGCAGTTTTATGCTTTGCTATGGCAGCCGTTCTCGGGCTCCAGGCAGGTTTATATCACCACGTGGCAGCAGGGTACTACTCTGACACGGGGAGTGACAACCTCGTTAGCAAGCTGCGCTCCGGGTTTTTTTCctccgtcgcggcggcgatcCTCGGAGTCTCGGTAGCTCTGCTGTCTCCTGTGCTCAGCAAGTGGTGA
- a CDS encoding hypothetical protein (TriTrypDB/GeneDB-style sysID: LpmP.34.2430) — MQRLSSNALRRSSAGCSAWLAVSGLRTTRLVLVPRREVSSSAPPANGSAESIRSPPELSVADATQGAPELDTRAAEEVRLAQDLGEQAFGENTEILKKVAARGLRSFVVCAVGLGVFTWAMKKKKRELEATAPPAVEAAGDAHAERDEDPTQRYLHEMRGLGFDVDTLEEELEHEQRAKATALRQRAGL, encoded by the coding sequence ATGCAGCGACTCAGCTCGAACGCGCTGCGACGCTCTTCTGCAGGTTGTTCGGCGTGGCTTGCGGTGTCCGGTTTGCGCACGACTCGTCTGGTTCTAGTGCCGCGTCGAGAGGTCtcgtcgtcagcgccgcctgcgaaTGGGTCTGCAGAGTCCATTCGCTCGCCACCAGAGCTCTCCGTAGCTGACGCGACCCAGGGCGCGCCCGAGCTGGACACAAGGGCGGCAGAAGAGGTGCGGCTAGCGCAGGACTTGGGCGAACAGGCATTCGGTGAAAACACGGAAATCCTGAAGAAGGTGGCGGCTCGCGGGCTGCGTTCCTTTGTCGTGTGCGCAGTCGGCCTGGGCGTCTTCACGTGGGCCatgaagaaaaagaagcgggAGCTCGAGGCAACCGCGCCTCCGGCTGTCGAGGCCGCCGGTGATGCGCACGCTGAGAGGGACGAGGACCCGACGCAGCGGTACTTGCACGAGATGCGCGGGCTCGGCTTCGATGTGGACACGctagaggaggagctggagcatGAGCAACGCGCCAAGGCTACCGCTTTGCGGCAGCGCGCGGGGCTGTAG
- the DRBD10 gene encoding RNA binding protein, putative (TriTrypDB/GeneDB-style sysID: LpmP.34.2400): protein MTDSACTFATATAAAASTAAPAFNFEPLQKTNVDLFATAPQVKKLTRREKDKILRELEVKRATDHASDDAKDTAGKGKRAQARPSDRSAVVAEVVRSATASFSSGGSRGARSKGDGQRSLFETVFDTKEVERELATQEGRRNRKLSKKQVLRHALHANEEEDARTIFVGNLPNTIHKRDVEKIFKSCGSITAVRIRCQALEELDEKHQNMGRAVRVLRGEIKKDAKYSSTAYVLFDSAESIASALEKNGLIFHNRHIVVTTMDVESCAYPPETSIFLGNVAYDTTEEDVWNFFQEHGIRDVKRVRLVRDRETGDCKGFGYVEFMHASSVHPAIETRGDKLNGRELRIVHVNKSKEVKAATTSRREKRRNEHGGDRGGAEERKRARSGGDSRGGSRSNQGSSNFKKPRSESDLPSWAGLTTNPRRKMPKDLRPLVEGKVEFKTRGPRAPVKHKTRNPEK from the coding sequence ATGACAGACTCCGCCTGCACgttcgccaccgccaccgctgctgcggcgagcaCTGCCGCCCCCGCCTTTAATTTTGAGCCCCTCCAAAAGACTAACGTCGACCTCTTCGCCACAGCGCCGCAGGTGAAGAAGCTCACTCGGCGCGAAAAGGACAAGATCCTGCGTGAGCTAGAGGTGAAACGTGCCACTGATCACGCCTCCGACGACGCCAAGGATACGGCCGGCAAGGGTAAGAGGGCTCAGGCGAGGCCGAGCGATAGGAgcgccgtggtggcggaggtggtacGTTCTGCCACTGCGTCCTTCTCGTCCGGTGGGTCCAGGGGTGCCAGAAGTAAGGGCGACGGGCAGAGAAGCCTCTTTGAGACCGTTTTCGACAccaaggaggtggagcgagaGCTCGCCACCCAAGAGGGTCGCCGCAACCGGAAGCTCTCCAAAAAGCAGGTGCTACGACACGCACTGCACGCcaatgaagaagaggatgCACGCACTATCTTCGTAGGTAATCTGCCCAATACGATCCACAAGCGCGACGTTGAGAAGATTTTCAAGTCGTGTGGCAGCATCACGGCAGTCCGCATCCGCTGCCAGGCACTCGAGGAACTCGACGAAAAGCACCAAAACATGGGTCGTGCCGTGCGTGTACTGCGCGGGGAAATCAAAAAGGACGCCAAGTACAGCTCAACGGCGTACGTCCTCTTCGATTCCGCCGAATCCATTGCGtcggcgctggagaagaacgGGTTGATCTTCCACAACCGCCACATCGTTGTGACGACGATGGATGTGGAGAGTTGTGCCTACCCGCCGGAGACGTCTATCTTCCTCGGTAACGTGGCCTACGACACGACGGAGGAAGATGTCTGGAACTTCTTTCAGGAGCATGGCATCCGAGACGTGAAGCGAGTCCGCCTGGTGCGGGATCGCGAGACCGGCGACTGCAAGGGCTTCGGCTACGTGGAGTTCATGCACGCCTCGTCTGTCCACCCTGCCATCGAGACCCGCGGCGACAAGCTTAATGGGCGTGAGCTCCGCATCGTGCACGTTAATAAATCGAAGGAAGTGAAGGCAGCCACGACAAGCCGACGTGAGAAGCGACGCAATGAGCATGGCGGCGACCGTGGAGGTGCAGAGGAGCGCAAACGAGCTCGCAGCGGAGGTGACAGTCGCGGGGGCAGCAGAAGCAACCAAGGGTCCTCTAACTTCAAGAAGCCACGCAGCGAGTCCGACCTTCCCTCGTGGGCGGGTTTAACGACGAACCCGCGGCGCAAAATGCCAAAGGACCTGCGGCCGCTTGTGGAGGGCAAGGTAGAGTTCAAGACGCGCGGTCCCCGTGCACCTGTGAAGCACAAGACACGCAACCCAGAGAAGTAA
- a CDS encoding HSP20-like chaperone, putative (TriTrypDB/GeneDB-style sysID: LpmP.34.2380), which translates to MSGIDYSKWDKLIDSSSSSSSDDDTQHEFDRCDEGHRGGCRVPQVTRLKYPSRVILDSNGVRLEEAPPKALASPFCGATAPPRETHSDSVLGAIPFNDESSHAGSDTAAGNASSNSNVKTEGARSADQERLDATDDDEDLLYESLARNGGREGSHHWWTQTKDTVTVSFLVPWETKGKSVTGFRLYEARAATASGSELPYIHLETAIQVLPTCLASTSGGPPASPAPLHIHEVFRYPVKLSEDLIDGCWQLHFMPKRHLRLLVVQLFKEPVGLGMTLWWDRCFVSDTISVIADTHAIPDRMQQMKATPESKEKAEQFRKVWAEAHEEFRRRMQGRRREIRE; encoded by the coding sequence ATGTCGGGGATCGACTACTCCAAATGGGACAAACTgatcgacagcagcagcagcagcagcagcgacgacgacacccAGCATGAATTCGACAGGTGCGATGagggccaccgcggcggctgcagagTTCCGCAGGTGACACGGTTGAAATATCCGTCTCGCGTGATTTTGGACTCGAATGGAGTACGGCTTGAAGAAGCACCACCCAAAGCATTAGCCAGCCCGTTTTGCGGAGCTACTGCACCTCCCAGAGAAACGCATAGTGACAGTGTTCTTGGGGCAATCCCATTCAACGATGAGTCGTCTCATGCTGGGTCCGACACCGCAGCGGGAAACGCGAGCAGCAACTCTAACGTCAAGACGGAGGGGGCCCGAAGTGCTGATCAGGAACGTCTGGACGCTACcgatgatgacgaggatCTGCTCTACGAGAGCCTCGCCCGTAATGGTGGTCGGGAAGGTTCCCATCACTGGTGGACCCAGACCAAAGACACGGTCACCGTGAGCTTCTTGGTACCCTGGGAGACGAAAGGCAAGTCGGTGACCGGGTTCCGTCTCTACGAGGCGCGTGCCGCGACGGCATCAGGGTCCGAGCTGCCCTACATTCATCTGGAAACAGCGATTCAGGTACTGCCAACCTGCTTGGCGTCGACGAGTGGCGGCCCACCTGCTTCACCGGCGCCTCTACACATACACGAAGTGTTCCGTTACCCTGTGAAGCTCTCTGAGGATCTGATTGACGGGTGCTGGCAGCTGCACTTCATGCCAAAACGACACCTGCGTCTTTTAGTCGTGCAGCTCTTCAAAGAACCGGTCGGTCTTGGTATGACGCTGTGGTGGGACCGCTGCTTTGTATCAGACACAATTTCCGTCATTGCTGACACCCACGCCATTCCAGATCGAATGCAGCAGATGAAAGCGACGCCAGAGtcgaaagagaaggcggagcagTTCCGCAAAGTCTGGGCCGAGGCGCACGAGGAGTTTCGTCGGCGTATGCAAGGGCGCCGGCGGGAAATCAGGGAGTAA
- a CDS encoding cytochrome P450 reductase, putative (TriTrypDB/GeneDB-style sysID: LpmP.34.2410) translates to MVQKRYLALVGLLVLGATSSVLLRRQRKVQRERREFAERYVKQIKAAREAHAQCLNGGSASQDSGDISDADLDDESATVKVIYGSESGNAEALAKGFVMTLRDRGVQAALIDPSRWSYMEDYLYHNKRNVPLFHPIKVTSPNSHTAKKKLCKTPEKAKESSPPLVYIFIVATAGEGDPTGNFMALFHEMQAAVRRATTDKVSTQSSDAAAPAAPFSATAEAPFKHVYYAVFGLGDSSYKYYCRSATDTNTLLKKGGGISVHRVGFGDARNGMQEDVFDEWQEKVMLALEEKCGLEMTTGTRAPPKPELQFRFLSSAAATTAATTSTTPQACPCGATAATAAPSAPVVTDNAASNHRALSSTAIPSSSVEAESTSAPPLSLPFPPPPMLLEPSLMNPTRIRLVTKTQLTQPRDSDGSSVYCFCFEAEGTGISYQAGDHLGIFPTSPPEMVARYAKALSIPADELETSVELCETVPSRGILRNVLPACVPLRVVLQRYVDLCGRPKKSTLRVLAKYCTDLVQKEAFLDLLRLPAEKEVEETGARTSSALKPKKLRTVVDYLEKFPSCCCIPLGHFIEIMPRTQPRYYSIASDRMSHGTKVEIIVRVLTDGLASSYLAHRVEEGEEVFAYVRISAFHLPQRIGENRPILMIGPGTGAAAMVGLCYKKEALMRKQPAAQYGPTVFLFGAQYRQTEYFVEEELQRWTMAPAEMRQWDIDHPTSHAGLAARRSKTHSTEPLSNSVITMVDCAFSRDQEEKIYVTSLIDKHKDLLYGMLTSTSGGGCLVFLSGDASCMAKDVDRALAALLQDRGGMTRMAAIEYLRRMESDHRYLKDVY, encoded by the coding sequence ATGGTGCAGAAGCGGTACTTAGCCCTGGTGGGGCTGTTGGTGCTTGGCGCCACCTcttcggtgctgctgcggcgacagcgaaaGGTGCAGCGTGAGCGTCGAGAGTTTGCTGAGCGGTACGTGAAGCAAATAAAAGCGGCCCGTGAGGCGCACGCTCAGTGCTTGAATGGTGGAAGCGCCTCGCAGGACTCGGGAGACATTAGCGACGCCGACCTTGACGATGAGTCCGCGACTGTGAAGGTTATTTATGGCAGCGAGTCTGGCAAtgccgaggcgctggcgaagggCTTCGTCATGACACTGCGCGACCGCGGCGTCCAGGCAGCTCTCATTGACCCTAGTCGTTGGAGCTACATGGAGGACTACTTGTACCACAATAAGCGGAACGTGCCACTGTTTCACCCCATCAAGGTAACTTCTCCCAATAGTCACACTGCCAAGAAGAAGCTCTGCAAAACTCCTGAGAAGGCGAAAGAGTCGAGTCCGCCGCTGGTGTACATCTTCATTGTCGCGACAGCTGGTGAGGGCGATCCAACTGGTAACTTCATGGCTCTTTTCCACGAAAtgcaggcggcggtgcggcgagcTACCACTGACAAGGTATCTACCCAGTCTAGTGACGCGGCTGCACCTGCGGCGCCGTTTTCCGCTACAGCGGAGGCGCCATTCAAGCACGTCTACTACGCAGTGTTTGGTCTCGGGGACAGTTCCTACAAGTACTACTGCCGTTCCGCCACGGACACGAACACGCTCCTCAAAAAAGGCGGCGGCATTAGCGTGCATCGTGTCGGCTTTGGCGACGCTCGCAACGGCATGCAGGAAGACGTCTTCGACGAGTGGCAGGAGAAGGTGATGCTGGCACTGGAGGAGAAGTGTGGTCTGGAGATGACAACTGGCACGCGGGCACCACCAAAGCCCGAGCTGCAGTTCCGCTTCCTGTCttccgctgcagcgacgacggcagccaCCACGTCCACCACCCCTCAGGCATGCCCTTgtggcgccaccgcggctacagcagcaccaaGCGCGCCTGTCGTCACCGACAACGCGGCCTCGAACCACAGAGCTCTCTCAAGCACCGCAAtaccgagcagcagcgtggaaGCGGAAAGCACGAGCGCACCACCCCTCTCACTCCCATTtccgccgccaccgatgctgctggagcCGTCACTGATGAACCCCACAAGGATCCGCCTGGTAACGAAGACGCAGCTGACCCAGCCacgcgacagcgacggcagcagtgtCTACTGCTTCTGCTTTGAGGCGGAGGGCACGGGCATCTCGTACCAAGCGGGCGACCATCTTGGGATCTTTCCCACGAGCCCGCCGGAGATGGTGGCGCGTTACGCCAAGGCTCTCTCCATCCCAGCAGACGAGCTGGAGACGTCGGTGGAACTGTGCGAGACGGTGCCGTCGCGCGGAATTCTGCGCAACGTGCTTCCGGCCTGTGTACCTTTGCGGGTGGTACTGCAGCGCTACGTGGATCTGTGCGGCCGTCCGAAGAAGTCGACCTTGCGCGTTCTCGCCAAGTACTGTACGGACCTGGTTCAGAAGGAGGCCTTCCTCGaccttctccgtctccccgcagagaaggaggtggaggagactGGTGCGAGgacctcctctgcgctgAAGCCGAAGAAGCTGCGCACCGTTGTGGACTACCTCGAGAAGTTccccagctgctgctgcattcCGCTTGGCCACTTCATCGAGATCATGCCGCGCACACAGCCGCGCTACTACTCTATCGCGTCGGACCGTATGTCCCACGGCACCAAGGTCGAGATTATCGTGCGAGTGCTCACGGACGGGCTGGCCAGCTCCTACCTCGCCCACCGGGtcgaggaaggggaggaggtgttcGCTTACGTTCGCATCAGCGCCTTTCATCTTCCGCAGCGCATTGGAGAAAACCGCCCGATACTGATGATTGGTCCTGgcaccggcgctgctgctatgGTGGGGCTTTGCTACAAGAAGGAGGCCCTAATGCGAAAGCAACCGGCGGCCCAGTACGGCCCAaccgtcttcctcttcggtgCGCAGTATCGCCAAACCGAGTActttgtggaggaggaatTGCAGCGCTGGACCATGGCGCCGGCAGAGATGCGGCAATGGGACATTGATCACCCTACTTCCCATGCCGGGCTGGCAGCACGCCGTAGCAAGACGCACTCGACGGAGCCACTCTCCAACTCGGTCATCACGATGGTAGATTGCGCCTTTAGTAGAGATCAAGAGGAAAAAATATACGTCACGTCTCTCATCGATAAGCACAAGGATCTCCTCTACGGGATGCTCACAAGCACCtccggcggtggctgccTCGTCTTCTTGTCCGGTGATGCATCCTGCATGGCGAAGGACGTGGACCGggcactggcggcgctgctgcaggaccgCGGAGGCATGACGCGCATGGCAGCTATTGAGTATCTGCGGCGCATGGAGAGCGACCACCGCTATCTCAAGGATGTGTACTAG
- a CDS encoding DHHC-type palmitoyltransferase, putative (TriTrypDB/GeneDB-style sysID: LpmP.34.2440), with protein sequence MHLPPGTTKRALGRLRIVWCCVVTAESWHAVFVGAPILFFATLFVTVVVPRGEWLTYLFTAFFTATSVTCLILSVTLDPGIIPPASQSQQPAEPAVVLVSGKPVVCKVCPTCHILRPPRSTHCQFCDVCVEEFDHHCSILGSCVGKRTFRFFGGFFIMTSFLALYVLIRSFITVVTTDFTLANDQSHLIWLAASCILCIFAAIIGAILVIPCAARYVMLSATNSTVKETMRTQQQSPSGKQAGGCLPAAEMRIDNYCLSLVRRLFSPIGRSRIPFDYYV encoded by the coding sequence ATGCACCTGCCGCCAGGCACGACGAAGCGGGCCCTCGGCCGGCTGCGTATTGTGTGGTGCTGCGTGGTGACGGCCGAAAGCTGGCACGCCGTTTTCGTTGGTGCACCGATTCTTTTCTTCGCAACTCTGTTCGTGACGGTTGTCGTGCCGCGCGGAGAGTGGCTCACGTACCTCTTCACAGCCTTTTTCACCGCCACATCCGTCACGTGCCTGATACTGTCGGTCACCCTCGACCCCGGCATCATCCCGCCTGCctcgcagtcgcagcagccggcAGAGCCCGCGGTCGTCCTCGTAAGCGGGAAGCCTGTTGTGTGCAAGGTGTGCCCGACGTGCCACATCCTTCGGCCGCCACGCAGCACACACTGTCAGTTCTGCGACGTCTGCGTGGAGGAGTTTGACCACCACTGCAGTATCCTCGGGAGCTGCGTGGGAAAGCGGACGTTCCGCTTCTTTGGCGGTTTCTTCATCATGACAAGCTTCCTCGCGCTCTATGTCCTCATTCGTTCCTTTATTACCGTTGTGACGACTGATTTTACGCTAGCAAACGACCAGTCGCATTTGATCTGGCTGGCTGCCTCTTGCATCCTCTGCATTTTCGCCGCGATCATAGGTGCCATTCTGGTGATCCCGTGTGCGGCGCGCTACGTTATGCTGAGTGCCACCAACTCCACCGTGAAGGAGACGATGCGCacccagcagcagtcgccgTCGGGGAAGCAGGCAGGGGGCTGCCTTCCTGCTGCGGAGATGCGCATCGATAACTACTGTCTCAGCCTCGTTCGCCGCTTGTTTAGCCCTATCGGACGCAGCCGCATCCCTTTCGACTACTACGtctag